A genomic region of Homalodisca vitripennis isolate AUS2020 chromosome 5, UT_GWSS_2.1, whole genome shotgun sequence contains the following coding sequences:
- the LOC124363559 gene encoding uncharacterized protein LOC124363559, with translation MSCQQLWDREKSLTLIKLYEQHSLLWNPWEESYKMKNKRNDSLKVIATEIGADVEVVKNKIDSLLSQYRWEKKIAESKSGMGSDEKKTQWLGLKHFAFLNDKFTPRPTYAFNPNKKS, from the coding sequence ATGAGTTGTCAACAGTTGTGGGACCGTGAAAAGAGTCTTACTTTGATAAAGCTGTATGAACAGCACAGTTTACTGTGGAATCCTTGGGAAGAGAgctacaaaatgaaaaataaaagaaacgaTAGTCTAAAAGTAATTGCTACAGAAATTGGCGCTGACGTTGAAGTTGTGAAGAACAAAATTGATAGTTTGCTGTCTCAGTACAGATGGGAGAAAAAAATTGCCGAGTCGAAGTCTGGTATGGGCTCGGACGAGAAGAAAACACAGTGGTTGGGTTTGAAGCACTTTGCGTTTTTGAATGATAAATTTACACCAAGGCCCACTTACGCCTTCAACCCCAACAAGAAGTCATAG